A section of the Prochlorococcus marinus XMU1402 genome encodes:
- a CDS encoding 50S ribosomal protein L32, with product MAVPKKKKSKSKRNQRHAVWKGKAAMAAQKAISLGKSVLTGKAQGFVYPIEDEEEE from the coding sequence ATGGCTGTACCAAAGAAGAAAAAATCAAAGAGCAAAAGGAACCAAAGGCACGCTGTTTGGAAAGGGAAGGCAGCAATGGCAGCTCAAAAAGCTATATCTTTAGGTAAATCAGTTTTAACTGGGAAAGCTCAAGGATTTGTTTACCCTATTGAAGACGAAGAAGAAGAATAG
- a CDS encoding TldD/PmbA family protein, producing the protein MLSSRIKSNEIVFGNCNKDLLEEIIFYGIGLGADFVEIFIENTDNSSVLAEEDFITSVSPSFGKGAGIRIFKEKKDGFVSTNDLTKHGLMRSVSQAIEMLDITDNKQRGGFNGLNRHRDYTLSKKKWIYEVPSIHEISEKLLVSTKSLKQNNKIITRKASYSRNLQEVIIASSDGTYASDIRLHQTVGLNVIASDAQYKSSGSRRFGSSGMPNEFRLWDHEKAANDVFESSMNMLYADYVDAGQMPVVLANKFGGVIFHEACGHLLETTQIERGTTPFENKLNEKIAHESVTAIDEGISEGSFGSLSVDDEGMEPEKSVLIKKGILKKFISDRAGELRTGHKRTGSGRRQNYSFAAASRMRNTYIAKGEHSKEDLINSISDGLYCKSMGGGSVGATGQFNFAVEEGYLIKNGKLTNPVKGATLIGEAKEVMPKISMCGNDLELAPGFCGSISGSVNVTVGQPHIKVDSITVGGR; encoded by the coding sequence ATGCTTTCGTCACGAATCAAATCAAATGAAATCGTTTTTGGTAATTGCAATAAAGATTTATTAGAAGAGATTATTTTCTATGGGATTGGACTTGGTGCTGATTTTGTTGAAATATTTATAGAGAATACTGACAACTCAAGTGTGTTAGCTGAAGAAGACTTTATTACAAGTGTAAGTCCATCATTTGGAAAGGGTGCTGGTATAAGAATCTTTAAAGAAAAAAAGGATGGATTTGTAAGTACAAATGATTTAACAAAGCATGGCTTGATGAGATCAGTATCTCAAGCTATAGAGATGTTAGACATTACAGACAACAAACAAAGGGGGGGATTTAACGGTTTAAATAGGCATAGGGACTATACTTTATCCAAAAAAAAATGGATTTATGAAGTCCCATCAATTCATGAAATAAGTGAAAAACTATTAGTCAGTACGAAGTCATTAAAACAGAATAATAAAATAATAACTAGAAAAGCAAGTTACTCAAGAAATCTGCAAGAAGTAATTATAGCCTCTAGCGATGGAACCTATGCATCAGATATAAGGTTGCATCAAACAGTTGGACTAAACGTAATTGCTAGTGATGCCCAATACAAATCTAGTGGAAGTAGAAGATTTGGATCTTCAGGAATGCCTAATGAATTCAGATTATGGGATCACGAAAAAGCAGCTAATGATGTGTTTGAAAGTTCAATGAATATGTTGTATGCAGATTATGTTGATGCGGGACAAATGCCTGTTGTATTAGCTAATAAGTTTGGGGGAGTTATATTCCACGAAGCCTGCGGTCATTTACTTGAAACTACTCAAATAGAGAGAGGTACAACGCCATTTGAGAATAAATTAAATGAAAAAATTGCCCATGAATCTGTAACAGCAATTGATGAAGGGATATCTGAAGGATCCTTTGGTTCATTATCAGTAGATGATGAAGGCATGGAACCAGAAAAATCAGTTCTTATTAAAAAAGGAATTTTAAAAAAATTCATTTCAGACAGGGCAGGTGAATTAAGAACTGGCCATAAAAGAACAGGGAGTGGAAGAAGACAAAATTATTCTTTTGCTGCAGCTTCAAGAATGAGAAATACCTATATAGCTAAAGGTGAGCACTCCAAAGAGGATTTAATCAATAGTATTAGTGATGGTCTTTACTGCAAATCAATGGGTGGTGGCAGTGTAGGTGCTACAGGTCAATTTAATTTTGCGGTAGAAGAAGGATATCTTATTAAAAATGGAAAATTAACTAATCCAGTAAAAGGAGCAACTTTGATTGGTGAAGCTAAAGAAGTTATGCCAAAAATATCAATGTGCGGAAATGACCTCGAATTAGCTCCTGGATTCTGTGGATCTATTAGTGGGAGTGTCAACGTAACTGTTGGCCAACCTCATATAAAGGTTGATTCAATCACAGTAGGCGGAAGATAG
- a CDS encoding YkgJ family cysteine cluster protein codes for MKSWTCIENCGACCKFDLNERSDLADKLNKEDIALINSMTAKDGWCKNLDRDNKKCLIYETRPHFCRVNEFSTAFKEYLKSGDKFLIDCCKQHISSNYGYQSKEMKTFRIAVSAK; via the coding sequence ATGAAATCATGGACATGCATAGAAAATTGTGGAGCTTGTTGTAAATTCGACTTGAACGAAAGAAGCGATTTGGCGGACAAACTTAACAAAGAAGATATAGCTTTGATAAATTCGATGACCGCCAAAGACGGTTGGTGTAAAAACCTTGATAGAGATAATAAAAAATGCTTAATTTATGAAACCAGGCCACATTTTTGCCGAGTAAATGAATTTTCGACTGCATTTAAAGAATATTTGAAATCTGGCGACAAATTTTTAATAGATTGCTGCAAACAACATATTTCATCAAATTATGGATACCAAAGTAAAGAGATGAAAACTTTTAGAATTGCTGTTTCAGCAAAATGA
- a CDS encoding DUF2996 domain-containing protein has protein sequence MEENLNKNNELNKEISDNTTKSNSEEIKGPKSEEVVNMDINNVDSDTKVVLKNEINTPEEPTTKPKKELPVEKKPFQEFINIHLIPSLTEEINQRGLEINNINLTNTNRPIAGDKCWVINCEIKDTCNFWLSFEKDDISSLKSISLSKPNQKPSIIESFLIDEKRITLKLIISRVLQRLNGQKLIGVN, from the coding sequence ATGGAAGAAAATTTAAACAAAAATAATGAATTAAATAAAGAAATATCTGACAACACTACTAAATCAAATTCTGAGGAAATAAAAGGACCTAAATCAGAAGAAGTTGTCAATATGGATATAAATAATGTTGATTCTGATACTAAAGTTGTTCTAAAAAATGAAATTAATACTCCCGAAGAACCTACAACAAAACCCAAAAAAGAACTCCCAGTAGAGAAAAAGCCTTTCCAAGAGTTTATTAATATACACCTAATTCCTTCACTTACTGAGGAAATTAATCAAAGAGGATTAGAAATAAACAATATTAACCTCACTAACACAAATAGACCTATTGCTGGAGATAAATGTTGGGTAATAAATTGTGAAATAAAAGATACATGTAACTTTTGGTTATCCTTTGAGAAGGATGACATTAGTTCATTAAAAAGTATTTCTTTATCAAAACCTAATCAAAAACCAAGTATTATTGAATCTTTTCTTATTGACGAAAAAAGAATTACCTTAAAATTAATTATTTCACGAGTTCTTCAAAGATTGAATGGACAAAAGTTAATAGGAGTTAACTAG
- a CDS encoding TMEM165/GDT1 family protein codes for MILSLLLSTFLTVFIAELGDKTQLATLTISGTSNKPLAVFLGSSSALVFASLLGALTGGSISSFLPEVVLKSIASITFFIIGIRLFINSFTIEKEIKDQKENN; via the coding sequence ATGATTTTAAGTTTATTACTATCAACATTTCTAACCGTTTTCATAGCCGAATTAGGTGACAAAACTCAACTTGCCACTTTAACTATAAGCGGAACTTCAAATAAACCATTAGCTGTTTTTCTAGGATCTTCTTCAGCACTTGTGTTTGCAAGTTTACTAGGAGCTTTAACAGGCGGTTCTATTTCAAGTTTTTTACCAGAAGTAGTTCTTAAGTCAATAGCCTCTATTACATTTTTTATAATTGGCATAAGGCTTTTTATCAACTCTTTCACCATCGAAAAAGAAATAAAAGATCAGAAAGAAAATAATTAG
- a CDS encoding TMEM165/GDT1 family protein, which yields MNSKLEEKEKIIEKSFFSIFITTFTTIFIAELGDKTQIATLMLSAESGKPIIVFLGSSLALISSSIVGVLIGKWVSKKISPSKFALFTGALMILISIFLAYETFKNYL from the coding sequence ATGAATAGTAAATTAGAAGAAAAAGAAAAAATTATAGAAAAAAGTTTTTTTTCTATATTTATAACGACTTTTACAACAATCTTTATTGCTGAACTGGGCGATAAAACTCAGATAGCCACATTAATGCTTTCTGCTGAATCGGGCAAGCCAATAATTGTTTTTCTTGGAAGTTCTCTTGCATTAATAAGCTCTAGTATAGTAGGAGTTCTTATTGGTAAATGGGTATCAAAAAAAATATCTCCTAGCAAATTTGCTTTATTTACTGGAGCATTAATGATATTGATAAGTATTTTTTTAGCTTATGAAACATTCAAAAATTATTTATAA
- a CDS encoding HAD-IA family hydrolase, with protein sequence MKYLEGVYWDLDGTIANTELEAHLPAFNNAFNDLGINWNWDTNKYIKLLKINGGKNRIAYYAKSNNYDFSEDLILKIHEKKQFHYLEIIKKNCVSFKTGVFRLINELHRKKIRQFIVTSSSRNQVDLLVEYLFNGFNPFEFIISSEDVELKKPNPLPYLKAIQLSGINKNNSIVFEDSNPGLKSSLGANLPTIFVPSNIPIVLDENIRLDCILDSLGDENNVANVIKGPKLKKSYVDCSFLIDYLLSFNNAKN encoded by the coding sequence GTGAAATATCTTGAGGGTGTTTATTGGGATTTAGATGGTACTATCGCAAATACAGAGTTAGAGGCTCATTTACCTGCTTTTAATAATGCTTTCAATGACCTTGGTATTAATTGGAATTGGGACACTAATAAATATATAAAGCTTTTGAAGATAAATGGAGGCAAAAATAGGATAGCTTATTATGCTAAATCGAATAATTATGATTTCTCAGAAGATTTAATTCTCAAAATTCATGAAAAAAAACAGTTTCATTATTTGGAAATTATAAAAAAAAATTGCGTTAGTTTTAAAACTGGTGTTTTTAGATTAATAAATGAACTACATAGAAAAAAAATAAGACAATTTATTGTTACTTCAAGTTCAAGAAATCAAGTTGATCTACTTGTTGAATACCTTTTTAATGGGTTCAATCCTTTTGAGTTTATTATTTCAAGTGAAGACGTTGAATTGAAGAAACCTAATCCATTACCTTATTTAAAGGCAATTCAATTAAGTGGTATAAACAAAAATAACTCAATTGTTTTCGAAGACTCAAATCCAGGATTGAAATCTTCCTTAGGAGCTAACTTACCTACCATTTTTGTTCCTTCAAATATCCCAATTGTTCTTGATGAAAATATTAGATTAGATTGTATTTTAGACAGTCTTGGAGATGAGAATAATGTGGCAAATGTAATTAAAGGCCCTAAACTAAAAAAATCATATGTTGACTGTAGCTTTCTAATTGATTATTTATTGTCTTTTAATAATGCAAAAAACTAA
- the ftsH gene encoding ATP-dependent zinc metalloprotease FtsH — translation MFRSKFSYSNSKSSYSDLLKDIETGKIESIFFYPRQREIDVLYKNGDKIKIPILYNDQLIIEKATENKVDLTINNSRKDASAANKFASTSLFLIFILAIVLILRSTSKLASRAFGFSKNQAKFVTIDDVETRFDDVAGVPEAAEELKEVITFLKEPKKFENLGAKVPKGVLLIGPPGTGKTLLAKAIAGESGVPFLSISASEFVELFVGVGASRVRDLFSKAKEKSPCIIFIDEIDSIGRQRGSGIGGGNDEREQTLNQLLTELDGFADNSGIIVLAATNRPDILDAALLRPGRFDRKIEVMLPDLDGRKKILSVHSLSKPLSSEVDLGYWASRTVGFSGADLANLMNESAIHCARDESKIISDLHIENALDKITIGLRSSLITSPNMKKIIAYNEVGRAIVSAVKNGIESVDKITILPRSGSLGGYTKISPDEDVISSGLISKKLLFSKIEIALAGRAAETIVFGESEITQCSLNDISYATNIVREMVTKYGFSIIGPISMDSGNNEMFLGDGLFRRKPLIAENTSSRIDNEIINISKISLNNSIKILKNNRALLDKLVDILLDKETIDKKVFKLTTYKLLKV, via the coding sequence GTGTTTAGATCAAAATTCTCATATTCAAATTCTAAATCAAGTTATTCGGATCTTCTAAAGGATATAGAGACGGGAAAAATAGAATCAATATTTTTTTATCCGAGACAGAGAGAAATTGATGTTTTGTATAAAAATGGCGATAAAATTAAAATTCCTATCCTTTACAACGATCAATTAATCATTGAAAAGGCTACTGAAAATAAAGTTGATCTCACTATAAATAACAGTAGAAAAGATGCTTCAGCTGCTAACAAGTTCGCTTCAACAAGTCTTTTCCTGATTTTTATATTAGCTATAGTCTTAATCTTGAGAAGTACATCGAAATTGGCTTCCAGAGCCTTTGGTTTTTCTAAAAATCAAGCTAAATTTGTAACTATTGATGATGTAGAAACGAGATTCGATGATGTAGCTGGTGTTCCTGAAGCAGCTGAGGAATTAAAAGAAGTAATAACTTTCTTGAAAGAACCAAAAAAATTTGAAAATCTTGGAGCAAAAGTTCCTAAGGGAGTTCTTTTAATTGGTCCACCAGGAACGGGTAAAACATTATTGGCTAAAGCAATTGCCGGTGAATCAGGAGTCCCTTTTCTCTCAATATCGGCATCAGAGTTTGTAGAACTTTTTGTTGGTGTTGGAGCAAGTCGTGTGCGGGATCTATTCTCTAAGGCTAAGGAAAAATCTCCTTGTATAATTTTTATCGATGAAATTGATTCTATTGGTAGGCAAAGAGGGTCTGGTATTGGAGGTGGTAATGATGAGAGAGAACAAACTCTCAATCAACTTTTAACTGAATTAGATGGTTTTGCTGATAATTCCGGGATTATTGTTTTAGCTGCAACAAATAGACCAGATATTTTGGATGCAGCATTATTAAGACCAGGTAGATTTGATAGAAAAATTGAAGTAATGCTTCCAGATTTAGACGGAAGAAAAAAAATTCTTTCAGTTCACTCACTTTCCAAACCACTTTCAAGCGAAGTTGACTTAGGATATTGGGCTTCTAGAACAGTTGGATTTTCGGGAGCAGATCTTGCAAATTTAATGAATGAGAGTGCTATTCACTGTGCAAGAGATGAATCTAAAATAATCAGTGATCTTCATATAGAAAATGCTCTTGATAAAATTACCATTGGCCTGAGAAGTTCATTAATAACTTCTCCTAATATGAAAAAAATTATTGCTTATAACGAAGTAGGCAGAGCGATTGTATCTGCTGTGAAAAATGGAATTGAATCAGTTGATAAGATTACGATTTTACCTAGATCAGGATCTTTAGGAGGATATACAAAAATTTCCCCTGACGAAGATGTAATTTCTAGTGGCTTGATTTCAAAAAAATTATTATTTTCAAAGATTGAAATTGCTCTAGCTGGAAGAGCAGCAGAAACTATAGTTTTTGGTGAAAGTGAAATTACACAATGCTCCTTAAATGATATCTCTTATGCGACAAATATTGTAAGGGAAATGGTTACGAAATATGGATTTTCAATTATTGGTCCAATTTCAATGGATTCTGGCAATAATGAAATGTTTTTAGGAGATGGATTATTTAGAAGAAAGCCCCTCATCGCAGAAAATACTAGTTCTAGAATAGATAATGAAATCATAAATATTTCTAAAATTTCATTAAATAATTCAATAAAAATATTGAAAAATAATAGAGCTTTACTTGATAAATTAGTTGATATACTTTTAGATAAAGAAACTATAGATAAAAAAGTTTTTAAATTAACAACTTATAAATTGTTGAAAGTTTGA
- the acsF gene encoding magnesium-protoporphyrin IX monomethyl ester (oxidative) cyclase: MAQSTVESKNKKEINNGKVPAKETILSPRFYTTDFDAMANMDLSINKEELEAICEEFRKDYNRHHFVRNSEFEGAAEKLEPETRELFIDFLEGSCTSEFSGFLLYKELSKRIKDKNPLLAECFAHMARDEARHAGFLNKSMSDFGLQLDLGFLTKSKEYTFFDPRSIFYATYLSEKIGYWRYIAIYRHLEKNPESKIFPLFNYFERWCQDENRHGDFFDALIKAQPRSVQSISNKLDIKIFKFSFTLNHPIFDYFHRFRYYLNNLPLTNRLWSRFFLLAVFATMYLRDLGIKKDFYTSLGLDARDYDQYVINKTNETSARVFPVVLDVYDKSFYGRLDKIVENNRILSDIASSEGNTVSKTFKKLPKYLSNGYQLLRLYLLKPLDSKDFQPSIR; this comes from the coding sequence ATGGCTCAATCTACTGTTGAATCAAAAAATAAAAAAGAAATAAATAATGGAAAGGTACCTGCTAAGGAAACAATTTTGTCTCCAAGGTTTTATACAACAGACTTTGACGCGATGGCCAATATGGATCTTTCAATTAATAAAGAGGAATTAGAGGCTATATGCGAGGAATTTAGGAAAGATTATAATAGGCATCATTTTGTAAGAAATAGTGAATTTGAAGGTGCTGCAGAAAAATTAGAACCTGAGACGAGAGAACTCTTTATAGATTTTCTAGAAGGAAGTTGCACTTCAGAATTTTCAGGATTTTTACTCTATAAGGAACTTAGCAAAAGGATTAAAGACAAAAACCCTCTTCTTGCCGAATGTTTTGCCCATATGGCCAGAGACGAAGCTAGGCATGCAGGTTTCCTGAATAAATCGATGAGTGATTTCGGGTTACAGTTAGATCTTGGCTTCTTAACCAAAAGCAAAGAATATACTTTTTTTGATCCAAGAAGTATTTTTTACGCAACATATTTATCGGAAAAAATTGGATATTGGAGATACATAGCGATTTATAGACATCTTGAAAAAAATCCAGAAAGCAAAATTTTTCCACTTTTCAATTATTTTGAACGTTGGTGTCAAGATGAGAACAGACACGGAGACTTTTTTGATGCCTTGATTAAAGCACAACCTCGTTCTGTCCAATCAATAAGTAATAAGCTCGATATAAAAATCTTTAAATTTAGTTTCACCCTAAATCATCCAATTTTTGATTATTTTCATAGATTTAGATACTACTTGAATAACCTTCCTTTAACTAATAGGTTGTGGTCAAGATTCTTCTTATTAGCTGTTTTTGCAACTATGTATCTAAGAGATTTAGGAATAAAAAAAGATTTCTACACTTCCTTAGGATTAGATGCTAGAGATTACGACCAATATGTTATTAACAAAACAAATGAAACTTCTGCTAGGGTTTTTCCTGTTGTACTAGATGTTTATGATAAATCTTTTTATGGAAGATTAGATAAAATTGTAGAGAATAACAGGATTCTTTCCGATATTGCAAGCAGTGAGGGAAATACAGTATCTAAAACTTTTAAAAAATTACCTAAATATTTATCAAACGGTTACCAGTTATTGAGACTATACTTATTAAAACCTCTTGATAGTAAAGATTTCCAACCTTCGATTAGATAA
- a CDS encoding RNB domain-containing ribonuclease, which translates to MFSSSSIIDNLNQSEGLEYKKLCRLLKITKKSDKDKLGIALTALEKLEIINKNEDDEYTFIKDSDHLVAKIRCSSKGYCFAVRGKDKEDIYIKENLLNYAWNGDKVFVRIIKEGYRRRSPEGIVDCILERSNQILLSKVETINNDVYAIPIDDRILSKIKLPEENKKYTFKPDNKNIVKVEIDRFPIGQEEGQGHVIQELKLNNNEENDTDFVLSKSNIVKSYNLKNIESKKIEKRERIDLTDKNSYLFKSWNSNNSPMLPMIQIEQEKNKSTKLWIHTNNVAERVDLNSKKSLEILFNGFESFPLLNDWQNYLSEAIRKDSEFKFDENNEAISLCLHLNSDNEIIDWSFHLTLVKCALIVSSDHTNALLSRKSKTRITSRVLKPIKEYIEDLDKILEISCSFRQKHLLLGKVEIPAPINKTELLEEFFIHNPAEYSKEYFQTLNKEDCQTYLSPILYEANLIWFKHSNQYSLKSAGYISKGIDYVNANEIIKYSEFIDNEIELNEDGNLSFSQVIKLCSDDDKKRILHKLLINEFKDNEISLVSKNPNNDESEKLFISPWTIPGYDFSNLINQYCIFNMIINGKKSKKNNINAINISESNSLDLVNWDIFNSSISKNLEILFNNFIIDKLNENKYKVNQYKSNMINIKKVRKAEKSLGNIYSGFILSVQTYGFFVEISELNVEGLVHVSTLNNDWYEYRSRQNLLIGRKSKKSYKVGDAIEVKIIKVDILKYQIDLELT; encoded by the coding sequence ATGTTCTCATCTTCTTCAATAATTGATAATCTTAATCAGTCAGAAGGGTTAGAATATAAAAAATTATGCAGATTATTAAAAATAACAAAGAAATCTGATAAGGATAAATTAGGTATTGCTTTAACAGCTTTAGAAAAACTTGAAATAATTAATAAAAATGAAGATGATGAATATACCTTCATAAAAGATAGTGATCATCTTGTTGCTAAAATAAGATGTAGTAGCAAAGGCTATTGCTTTGCTGTAAGGGGAAAAGACAAAGAAGATATCTACATCAAAGAAAATCTACTTAACTATGCATGGAACGGAGATAAAGTTTTTGTAAGGATAATAAAAGAGGGTTATAGAAGAAGATCACCTGAGGGAATAGTTGATTGTATTCTTGAAAGATCAAATCAAATACTTCTTTCTAAAGTTGAAACAATAAACAATGATGTATATGCTATCCCAATAGACGATAGGATCCTTTCTAAAATAAAACTTCCAGAAGAGAATAAAAAATACACTTTCAAACCAGACAATAAGAATATAGTAAAAGTTGAGATTGATAGATTTCCCATAGGTCAAGAAGAAGGGCAAGGTCATGTGATACAAGAACTAAAACTAAACAATAACGAGGAAAATGATACAGACTTTGTTTTATCTAAAAGCAATATCGTTAAATCATACAATTTAAAAAATATTGAATCTAAAAAAATTGAAAAAAGGGAGAGGATAGACCTCACAGATAAAAACTCTTATTTATTCAAAAGTTGGAATTCTAATAATTCTCCGATGCTCCCAATGATTCAAATAGAGCAAGAAAAAAATAAAAGTACTAAGTTATGGATACATACAAATAATGTTGCAGAAAGGGTAGATCTTAATAGTAAAAAATCTCTAGAAATATTATTTAATGGCTTCGAATCATTTCCCTTATTAAATGATTGGCAAAACTACCTTAGTGAAGCCATAAGAAAAGATTCTGAATTTAAATTTGATGAAAATAATGAAGCAATTAGCCTCTGTTTGCATTTAAATAGTGATAATGAAATAATTGATTGGTCATTTCATCTTACTTTAGTGAAATGTGCTCTTATTGTTTCAAGTGATCATACTAACGCCCTTCTATCTAGAAAAAGTAAAACAAGAATAACCTCTCGGGTATTAAAACCTATAAAGGAATATATCGAAGATTTAGATAAAATACTGGAAATATCATGTTCATTCAGACAAAAACATCTGTTGTTGGGTAAGGTTGAAATTCCTGCTCCAATTAACAAAACAGAACTATTAGAAGAATTTTTTATTCACAATCCAGCTGAATATTCAAAAGAATATTTTCAAACATTAAATAAAGAAGATTGCCAAACATACCTTTCACCAATACTATATGAAGCTAATTTAATATGGTTCAAACATTCAAATCAATATAGCTTAAAAAGCGCAGGATATATCTCAAAGGGAATAGATTACGTTAATGCAAATGAAATCATCAAATATTCAGAATTTATTGATAATGAAATAGAGCTTAATGAAGATGGCAATTTATCATTTAGTCAAGTAATTAAATTATGTAGCGATGATGATAAAAAAAGAATCTTACATAAACTTCTAATTAATGAATTCAAGGACAACGAAATAAGTTTGGTTTCTAAAAATCCTAATAATGATGAATCAGAAAAACTATTTATTTCTCCATGGACAATTCCAGGATATGACTTCTCTAATCTTATTAATCAGTACTGTATTTTTAATATGATAATAAATGGTAAGAAATCAAAGAAAAATAATATTAATGCGATCAATATATCGGAAAGTAATTCATTAGACTTAGTAAATTGGGATATATTTAATTCATCAATTTCAAAGAATTTAGAAATATTATTTAACAATTTTATAATAGATAAACTTAATGAAAATAAGTACAAAGTTAACCAATATAAATCTAATATGATAAATATAAAAAAAGTAAGAAAAGCAGAAAAATCTCTAGGTAATATTTATAGTGGGTTTATATTATCAGTACAAACATATGGTTTCTTTGTTGAGATATCAGAACTAAATGTAGAGGGTTTAGTACATGTCAGCACTCTTAATAATGATTGGTATGAATATAGATCAAGGCAAAATCTATTGATTGGAAGAAAATCTAAAAAATCATATAAAGTTGGAGATGCAATAGAAGTCAAAATTATAAAAGTCGATATTCTTAAATATCAAATTGATTTAGAATTAACATAA
- a CDS encoding DUF565 domain-containing protein encodes MQKTNFSRITYKLNNLFFGFLSDTWRTKSIGLISVLTGYFLFANFLTKFISEGKNELIMVPIIIVFIEIIIRIKPSSNSNFYYVWTVVDKLRIGAIYAIVLEAFKLGS; translated from the coding sequence ATGCAAAAAACTAATTTTTCAAGAATTACTTACAAGTTAAATAATTTATTTTTTGGGTTTCTAAGTGATACTTGGAGAACAAAATCTATTGGTCTAATTTCTGTTTTGACAGGTTATTTTTTGTTCGCCAATTTTCTAACAAAGTTTATATCTGAAGGTAAAAATGAGTTGATTATGGTTCCAATAATTATTGTTTTTATTGAAATCATTATAAGAATTAAGCCTTCCTCTAACTCAAATTTTTATTATGTATGGACCGTAGTTGATAAATTAAGGATAGGTGCAATTTATGCAATTGTACTTGAGGCATTTAAATTAGGATCTTAA